The following proteins come from a genomic window of Parambassis ranga chromosome 4, fParRan2.1, whole genome shotgun sequence:
- the myo7ba gene encoding unconventional myosin-VIIa, which produces MLHLSKGDVVWVDSGAGVPIGAEVKVSDTGQLHLIDDEGKEHKINKKTQGSIRPMHPTSVKGVDDMIRLGDLNEAGLLRNLLVRLKEGIIYTYTGSILVAVNPYQLLPIYTTEHVHMYTDRRLGELPPHVFAIADSCFFNMRRNQKNQCCVISGESGAGKTESTKLMLQFLAAVSGRHSWIEQQILEANPILEAFGNAKTIRNDNSSRFGKYIDINFTKGGAIEGARIEQYLLEKSRVCRQAPEERNYHIFYYMLMGMSPEQKKTLSLGNAAQYKYLTMGNCTSCEGRDDVREYAHFCSALKILTFTENDSQEILKLLAAILHLGNVDFEATTVNNLEGCDIRPSSHFNMASKLLEVDPKALEKSLTQRSFMTNRESVIKSLTSAQAVDGRDAFVKAIYGRLFIWVVDKINAAIYKPPEDEEDVRQSIGLLDIFGFENFKKNSFEQLCINFANEQLQQFFVRHVFKLEQEEYARENIVWKNIDYQDNQHTLDVLASKPMNMLALIDEESNFPKGTDSTMLEKMNQFHRKGDIYIPPKNNYETQFGIRHFAGVVYYDSKGFLEKNRDALSPDLIQLVQTSTNKLLKQAFHNELSSSSTTIKSSANPKMIINTPKNSLRQATDSKKRVLTLTGHFRQSLDSLMKTLTVCQPYFIRCIKPNDFKKPMLFDRDLCMRQLRYSGMMETIKIRKAGYPVRYTFDEFLSRYRVLLRSSICDPKTESKEKCCETICKSVLTGQGDWKTGITKIFLKDFHDTMLELERMKELNTKALLIQKVLRGYKYRREFLRKKAAALVIQKHWRGHKGRKLYKVVQLGFSRLQAQVRSRQLCFQYKKRRQAALVLQARTRGYLARKEWKRKRDAVILLQAHTRGMLARKALRKMKTDRYLSAQEKEEERRALLERQKRLEEVLRQKREMDAKAQSDAITDQEMVDSIFDFLPTIVGGQEGQAPVGYETFEGKRMITEEIDIDELPMVEDLPKEDYDDLDEYPFSKFASMYFQGAATHTHIRQRLRQPLLYHEDEGDVLASLTVWWIILRFMGDLPEPKKQVKAQRISTQERFLPQDLISRNDRRLSNMVGLDQRVLRNKKDRPLPNESVQNRKSSIFTDLLSKNRKVSAMPSEAAQNPKAYTVPEGNPRTRKGSTFTDLLSRNKKASAVQDNGIPKSSSSLRKPSIIVEESDDLTEVSKPPTLQTVSEDSDVMIGEGPTLDRPLTSLEKIQIIVSYGIVRRDLRDEIYCQICKQLEDNNNRNSYFRGWVLLSLCLGIFPPSDHFIRYLQSFIRAAPGGYASYCTERLHRTVVNGVRGEPPAWLELQATKTKKPMFVSVTLMDGRAINLPVDSASTSKEICQIVSNKIKLKDTFGFSLYVALYEKVWALGSGREHVMDAISQCEQEVKRRGGQEQHAPWRLFFRKEVFTPWHDCKEDKITTDLIYRQIIHGLKYGEYQTEKEDDVVELAAKHLYIQHGSDSSAEHVKDAVQECINNSLLEAKSEAKWVQMVSTAHAQGNFQSTTQKADSVKAEMVDYAREKWPMFFSRFFEVAKLSGPPLPKSKFIVAINWTGITFLDEREKRLLELSFPEITAVNIVKEGKVSGQATSLLTLKGDFTLSGSTAEDMADLVTMFLSGLTERSQYAVALKEVSSQDDPTLLSFKKGELIIIIKDDEFSQERGWIKGQNERTKKIGAVPIEAISILPTLTKPTNEILSLLNLSPNQRKNIIQANLKDTGTVERVALFTLKEFSLEYFRQPTKDVNRQVISRNAAPERLWANSREPIRQPLLRKLAGNAELSHKACLAFTAILKYMGDYPTKQMQSSLELTDQIFGPAMKHEALRDEIYCQIMKQMTSNNNRFSMEQGWQLMWLCCGLFPPSQTLLKPAHRFLETRRREPLAADCLQRLQSSLRMEPRKLPPHQVEVDAIQQNSTQIFHKIHFPNDTGEIFEVVTNTRIRDLIQNISKKLSLSSSDGYSLFVKTQDKILSLNDTDYFFDSLRQITDWSKKAKRIKDGGPVNIAYLVFFMRKLWFNVMPGRDTEADLIFHFPQELPKYLRAYHVCTKEEMINIAGLLFRIKVNNDKSQFAQIPKLLKELVPADQLKAMSENDWKKTIVASYNKQAGMSVDEAKVAFLKVVCRWPTFGCAFFEVKQTSEPNFPDIVRIAISKQGLTIIHPKTKEVLANHPFNRIANWCSGSTYFHMTIGSLVKGSKFLCETSLGYKMDDLITSYVTMYLRERKAIQTRNQRFNI; this is translated from the exons ACATACACAGGCTCCATTCTGGTTGCAGTGAACCCTTACCAGCTGCTGCCCATCTACACCACTGAGCACGTGCACATGTACACAGACCGACGGCTGGGTGAACTGCCGCCGCATGTCTTCGCCATCGCAGACAGCTGCTTTTTCAACATGCGGCGTAACCAAAAGAACCAGTGCTGTGTCATCAG tGGAGAGTCTGGAGCAGGGAAAACCGAGAGCACCAAGCTGATGCTGCAGTTCCTGGCTGCAGTGAGCGGTCGGCACTCCTGGATTGAGCAGCAGATTCTTGAAGCAAACCCCATCTTAGAGG CCTTTGGCAATGCTAAAACCATTCGCAATGATAACTCCAGTCGTTTTGGAAAGTACATCGACATCAACTTCACCAAGGGTGGGGCCATTGAAGGGGCCCGCATTGAGCAATACCTGCTGGAGAAGTCCAGAGTTTGTCGTCAG GCTCCTGAGGAAAGAAACTACCACATATTTTACTACATGCTTATGGGCATGTCACCTGAGCAGAAGAAGACTCTCTCCCTTGGGAATGCAGCTCAGTACAAGTATCTGACCATG GGTAACTGCACCAGTTGTGAAGGACGTGATGATGTGAGGGAGTACGCTCACTTCTGTTCAGCTCTGAAGATCCTCACCTTCACAGAGAATGACTCCCAGGAAATCCTCAAGCTGCTCGCTGCTATCCTTCACCTGGGCAATGTTGACTTTGAGG ctaCCACTGTGAATAACCTGGAAGGCTGCGACATCCGACCATCATCCCACTTCAACATGGCTAGCAAGCTTTTGGag GTTGACCCCAAAGCGCTGGAGAAGAGCCTGACTCAGCGTTCCTTTATGACCAACAGAGAGAGTGTGATCAAATCTCTGACCTCGGCTCAGGCTGTGGATGGCAGGGACGCCTTTGTCAAA GCCATATATGGAAGACTTTTTATTTGGGTGGTAGACAAAATCAATGCTGCCATTTACAAGCCGCCCGAGGACGAGGAAGATGTCCGACAGTCCATTGGTCTTCTCGACATCTTTGGCTTTGAGAACTTCAAGAAAAACAG CTTTGAGCAGCTGTGCATCAACTTTGCCAacgagcagctgcagcagttctTCGTCAGGCATGTTTTCAAGCTTGAGCAGGAAGAGTATGCCCGTGAGAACATTGTATGGAAGAACATTGACTACCAAGACAACCAGCACACCCTGGATGTGCTGGCAAGCAAACCTATGAACATGCTGGCACTTATCGATGAGGAGAGCAACTTTCCCAAG GGGACAGATTCCACTATGCTTGAAAAGATGAACCAGTTTCATAGAAAGGGGGACATCTACATTCCCCCGAAGAACAACTATGAGACACAGTTTGGAATCCGGCATTTTGCTGGGGTGGTCTATTATGACTCCAAAG gtttccTTGAAAAAAACCGTGACGCCCTGAGTCCAGACCTGATTCAGCTGGTGCAGACCTCCACCAACAAACTCCTCAAACAGGCATTCCACAATGAGCTGTCCTCCAGCTCCACTACCATCAAGAGCAGTGCCAACCCAAAGATGATCATAAACACGCCAAAGAACAGCCTCAGG CAAGCAACTGATAGCAAGAAGCGCGTGCTAACACTGACCGGCCATTTCCGTCAGTCTCTGGATTCTCTGAtgaaaacactgactgtgtgccAACCCTATTTCATACGCTGCATAAAACCCAATGACTTCAAGAAGCCCATG CTGTTTGACAGAGACCTGTGCATGCGGCAGCTCCGTTACTCTGGCATGATGGAGACCATAAAGATCCGGAAAGCTGGGTATCCAGTACGCTACACCTTTGATGAGTTTCTCAGTCGCTACCGTGTCCTCCTGAGGAGTTCTATCTGTGATCCCAAAACA GAAAGCAAAGAGAAATGCTGTGAGACCATTTGTAAATCTGTGCTCACTGGACAAGGTGACTGGAAGACTGGAATCACGAAGATATTCCTTAAG GACTTCCATGACACAATGCTTGAATTGGAGCGAATGAAAGAACTAAACACAAAGGCACTTTTGATCCAGAAAGTCCTAAGAGGCTACAAATACAG GAGAGAATTCTTGAGAAAAAAGGCTGCTGCTCTGGTCATTCAGAAACACTGGAGAGGACACAAAGGCAGGAAGCTGTACAAAGTG GTGCAGCTGGGCTTTTCACGCCTGCAGGCACAAGTTCGCTCTCGCCAACTGTGTTTCCAGTACAAGAAGAGGCGGCAGGCGGCCCTCGTGTTGCAGGCCCGGACAAGAGGATACCTGGCCAGAAAAGAATGGAAGCGGAAGAGAGACGCTGTGATCCTGCTGCAGGCCCACACCAGGGGCATGCTGGCAAGAAAAGCGCTCAGAAAGATGAAAACAGAT AGGTACCTCTCTGCtcaagagaaagaagaagaacgGCGAGCCCTTCTGGAGAGACAGAAACGCTTAGAAGAAGTATTAAGGCAGAAGAGAGAGATGGACGCCAAAGCTCAGTCTGATGCCATCACAGACCAGGAGATGGTGGACAGCATCTTTGACTTTCTGCCCACTATTGTTGGTGGGCAGGAGGGGCAGGCACCTGTGGGATATGAG ACTTTTGAGGGGAAAAGAATGATCACTGAGGAGATAGACATCGACGAGCTCCCTATGGTTGAAGATCTTCCCAAAGAAGactatgatgacctggatgagtACCCCTTCTCCAAATTTGCCTCCATGTACTTCCAGGGTGCAGCCACCCACACCCACATCCGTCAGAGGCTTCGACAGCCTCTGCTCTACCACGAGGATGAAGGAGATGTTCTG GCTTCATTGACAGTGTGGTGGATCATCCTGAGGTTCATGGGAGACCTTCCTGAGCCAAAGAAACAGGTCAAGGCTCAGAGAATCTCTACGCAGGAACGGTTTCTGCCCCAGGACCTGATCTCCAGAAATGACAGACGTCTAAGTAACATGGTGGGCCTGGATCAG agGGTGCTAAGGAATAAAAAAGACAGGCCATTACCCAATGAGTCCGTACAAAACAGAAAGAGCTCCATTTTCACGGACCTTCTGTCAAAAAACAGGAAGGTCTCTGCCATGCCCAGCGAGGCAGCACAAAACCCAAAGGCATACACTGTGCCTGAGGGGAACCCTCGCACAAGGAAGGGATCCACATTCACCGACCTGCTGTCCAGAAACAAAAAAGCATCTGCTGTTCAAGACAATGGAATCCCAAAATCCAGTTCAAGCCTCAGGAAGCCCTCCATCATCGTGGAGGAG TCAGATGATCTAACCGAAGTGTCCAAGCCTCCGACTCTTCAGACTGTGAGTGAGGACAGTGATGTCATGATCGGAGAAGGACCCACCCTGGACAGGCCCCTGACATCTCTTGAAAAAATCCAAATCATTGTGTCATACGGCATTGTCAGGCGTGACCTCAG GGATGAGATATACTGTCAGATCTGCAAGCAGCTTGAAGACAACAATAATCGTAACAGCTACTTCCGAGGTTGggtcctgctgtctctctgtctgggAATATTCCCTCCAAGTGACCACTTTATAAGG TACCTTCAAAGTTTCATCCGTGCCGCTCCCGGGGGCTACGCCTCCTACTGTACTGAAAGACTGCATCGCACTGTAGTGAATGGAGTGCGTGGAGAGCCTCCGGCCTGGCTGGAATTGCAG gcaacaaagacaaaaaagcccatgtttgtgtctgtgacgCTGATGGATGGCCGTGCCATTAACCTTCCTGTTGACTCAGCATCTACATCCAAAGAGATCTGCCAGATCGTCTCCAACAAAATCAAACTGAAAGACACCTTTGGTTTTTCACTCTATGTCGCCTTGTATGAAAAG GTGTGGGCTCTGGGCAGTGGCAGGGAGCATGTGATGGATGCCATCTCTCAGTGTGAGCAggaagtgaagaggaggggaggtcAGGAGCAGCATGCTCCATGGCGTCTCTTCTTCCGCAAGGAGGTTTTCACCCCGTGGCATGACTGCAAAGAGGACAAAATCACTACAGACCTCATCTACAGACAGATCATCCATGGTCTGAAGTATGGAGAGTACCAGACTGAAAAG GAAGATGATGTTGTTGAGCTCGCTGCAAAGCATTTGTACATCCAGCATGGCTCAGACAGCAGCGCTGAACATGTGAAAGACGCTGTGCAGGAGTGCATCAACAACTCTCTGCTGGAGGCCAAGTCAGAAGCCAAGTGGGTGCAGATGGTCAGCACGGCTCATGCCCAG ggaaaTTTTCAGAGTACAACGCAAAAGGCAGATTCAGTAAAGGCAGAGATGGTCGACTATGCACGGGAGAAGTGGCCTATGTTCTTCTCTAGGTTCTTTGAGGTTGCCAAACTGTCTG GTCCTCCTCTACCAAAGAGCAAGTTTATTGTAGCCATAAACTGGACTGGTATCACATTCctggatgagagagagaagaggctgCTGGAGCTCTCTTTCCCAGAAATAACTGCAGTCAACATCGTCAA GGAAGGTAAGGTGTCAGGACAGGCTACGTCTCTTCTGACACTGAAAGGAGACTTCACCTTGAGCGGATCCACAGCCGAGGACATGGCGGATCTGGTTACCATGTTCCTCAGTGGACTGACAGAGCGCTCCCAGTACGCTGTTGCCCTGAAGGAAGTCAGCAGCCAAG ATGACCCTACACTCCTCAGCTTCAAGAAAGGAGAGCTCATCATAATTATCAAAGACGATGAGTTCTCCCAAGAGCGTGGCTGGATAAAGGGCCAAAATGAGAGAACCAAAAAAATAGGAGCTGTCCCCATCGAGGCCATATCAATCCTGCCAACGCTCACCAAACCAACCAATGAGATCCTG AGCCTTCTCAACCTGTCTCCAAACCAGAGGAAGAACATCATACAGGCAAACCTGAAGGACACCGGCACAGTGGAGAGGGTCGCGCTTTTCACGCTGAAAGAATTCTCTCTCGAATATTTCAG GCAGCCCACCAAGGATGTGAACCGTCAGGTTATTTCCAGGAACGCTGCTCCTGAGAGGCTGTGGGCCAACTCCAGAGAACCAATCAGACAGCCTCTACTAAGGAAGCTGGCAGGCAATGCCGAGCTCAGCCACAAGGCTTGCCTGGCCTTCACAG CAATCCTAAAGTATATGGGGGATTACCCCACCAAGCAGATGCAGAGTTCCCTGGAGCTCACTGACCAGATCTTTGGCCCGGCCATGAAACATGAGGCACTCAGGGATGAGATCTATTGCCAGATCATGAAGCAGATGACCAGCAATAACAACCG GTTCAGCATGGAGCAGGGCTGGCAGCTGATGTGGCTCTGCTGCGGCCTGTTTCCTCCCAGCCAGACTCTTCTGAAGCCAGCTCATCGATTTCTAGAGACACGGCGCAGGGAACCCCTCGCTGCTGACTGCTTGCAGCGGCTGCAGAGTTCTCTGAG GATGGAGCCCAGGAAGCTCCCACCTcaccaggtggaggtggacgcCATCCAACAGAACAGCACCCAGATTTTCCATAAAATTCACTTCCCCAACGACACAGGCGAG ATCTTTGAGGTGGTGACTAACACCAGGATAAGAGATCTCATCCAGAACATCTCCAAAAAGCTCAGCCTGTCCTCATCAGATGGCTACAGCCTGTTTGTCAAAACACAGGACAAG ATTCTCAGTTTGAATGACACAGACTACTTCTTTGATAGTCTGAGGCAGATTACGGACTGGTCCAAGAAAGCCAAGAGGATCAAAGATG gtgGGCCAGTCAACATAGCCTACCTTGTGTTTTTTATGAGGAAGTTGTGGTTTAATGTGATGCctggcagagacacagaggccGATCTTATCTTTCATTTCCCTCAG GAGCTGCCCAAGTACCTGAGAGCCTATCATGTTTGTACCAAAGAGGAAATGATCAACATCGCAGGTCTTCTCTTTAGAATAAAAGTCAACAATGACAAGAGTCAGTTTGCCCAGATTCCCAAGCTGCTGAAGGAGCTAGTGCCTGCTGACCAACTGAAGGCCATGTCTGAAAATGACTGGAAGAAG aCAATTGTTGCCTcttacaacaaacaagctggcaTGAGTGTTGATGAAGCTAAGGTGGCTTTTCTGAAGGTGGTGTGCCGCTGGCCAACGTTCGGCTGTGCTTTCTTTGAAGTCAAG CAAACATCAGAGCCAAATTTTCCAGATATTGTGCGAATAGCCATCAGCAAGCAAGGGCTGACCATCATCCACCCTAAAACTAAG GAGGTTCTGGCTAATCATCCCTTCAACCGCATCGCTAACTGGTGCAGTGGAAGCACCTACTTTCACATGACCATTGGCAGTTTAGTCAAGGGAAGCAAATTCCTGTGTGAAACATCACTG ggttACAAGATGGATGACCTCATAACCTCGTATGTCACCATGTACCTCAGAGAGAGGAAGGCAATACAAACCAGGAACCAGCGCTTCAATATCTGA